In Cyanobacterium stanieri LEGE 03274, one DNA window encodes the following:
- a CDS encoding YiaA/YiaB family inner membrane protein, with protein sequence MKEQITQNHSSAWVIQTWLSFIISVSVTSIGIFYMPVNSWIKAFMGMGLLFSIGSTVSLTKTQRDLHESTRIISKLEEAKVERILAEHNHS encoded by the coding sequence ATGAAAGAACAAATAACTCAAAACCATAGCTCTGCGTGGGTCATTCAAACATGGTTATCGTTTATAATTTCTGTGAGTGTAACATCTATTGGTATTTTTTATATGCCTGTGAACTCTTGGATAAAGGCGTTTATGGGTATGGGATTATTGTTTTCTATTGGCTCTACGGTAAGTTTAACTAAAACTCAAAGGGATCTCCATGAATCTACTAGGATAATATCAAAGTTAGAAGAAGCTAAGGTGGAAAGAATTTTGGCTGAGCATAATCATTCGTGA
- a CDS encoding MerR family transcriptional regulator has protein sequence MDLKSLENSHQEWLIDQFVEVANQLLPDYFPEIKGNTKVKEEINTRLVRSYTSQKLMDEPIRQSRYAFYNYRHLLQLLLIKRLLSDGIGTSAINDLLTSKTNQELKSLLVGGVQIHITTAHPTVSDNAGSSNSALDFLADLKKNKPSTPLQFRPSHQNERTMSALDNSLADNLGKDELDMSEGERWTRLRVVDGLELHIRDDFLYPNSIKEKESLMEHLSNILSKWFKKR, from the coding sequence ATGGATTTAAAAAGCCTAGAAAACAGCCATCAAGAATGGCTAATCGATCAATTTGTGGAGGTAGCCAACCAACTATTACCCGACTATTTCCCCGAGATAAAAGGTAATACCAAAGTAAAAGAAGAAATTAACACCCGTCTGGTGCGTAGTTATACCAGTCAAAAATTAATGGATGAACCCATCCGCCAAAGTCGTTATGCTTTTTATAACTATCGTCATCTATTACAGTTACTGTTAATTAAACGTTTATTGAGTGACGGTATCGGTACATCAGCTATTAACGATTTATTAACCTCGAAAACTAATCAGGAGTTAAAAAGTTTATTAGTCGGGGGGGTACAAATTCATATTACCACTGCCCATCCCACGGTTTCTGATAATGCTGGTTCGAGTAATTCGGCTTTGGATTTTTTGGCGGATTTAAAGAAAAATAAACCTTCTACGCCTCTGCAATTTAGACCTTCTCATCAGAACGAGCGTACTATGTCTGCATTGGATAATTCCCTTGCTGATAACCTCGGCAAAGATGAGTTGGATATGTCGGAGGGGGAAAGGTGGACTCGTTTAAGGGTTGTGGATGGTTTAGAGTTACATATTCGTGATGATTTTCTTTATCCCAATAGTATCAAGGAAAAGGAATCATTGATGGAACATTTGAGCAATATTTTAAGTAAATGGTTTAAAAAGAGGTAA
- a CDS encoding vWA domain-containing protein has product MSNIKPLVQFICLRDAISSDKVTNLDVVVRITVPEIKTNQKRPMLNLGLVIDRSGSMHGAKMEYARQAAIYGVQQLLECDRLSVTIYDDEVEVIIPSQQVKDKSDIINRIKRIQPDGMTALYDGWLEGATQVSQHLQPESLNRVILLSDGLANVGETNPDVIGNDVHGLSKRGVSTTTMGIGDDFNEDLMQGIALSGDGNYYYIQNPDQLPTIFNAELQGIMATIGQRVSLGVRTFAGVELVDVFNDLEKTEYGNYKLPNLIAGNEFDMVLRLKIPAMAKSECLVNFRLAYDDSETQSRKVSHHKLQLPVVNSAQLHDYPFNEKVKTKVAQLVASRAKEEAVRNLDRGDIQGTRERLQMAKQEMMDSGISLEMMAPEMAEMDDLLQDLDEGKTKSMRKNAQFQNYNKRRSRP; this is encoded by the coding sequence ATGAGCAATATTAAGCCCCTAGTGCAATTTATTTGTTTAAGGGATGCGATTTCTTCCGATAAGGTTACTAATCTTGATGTGGTTGTCAGGATAACAGTGCCTGAGATTAAAACTAATCAAAAACGTCCTATGCTTAATTTAGGGTTGGTAATAGATCGTTCTGGGTCGATGCACGGCGCTAAGATGGAGTATGCCCGTCAAGCGGCTATTTATGGGGTGCAACAGTTGCTAGAGTGCGATCGTCTCAGTGTTACCATTTATGATGATGAGGTGGAAGTTATTATTCCTTCTCAACAGGTAAAGGATAAATCTGATATTATCAACCGCATCAAAAGAATCCAACCCGATGGCATGACGGCATTATATGACGGTTGGTTAGAAGGAGCAACCCAAGTTAGTCAACATCTACAACCTGAATCATTAAATCGAGTTATTCTTTTATCCGATGGTTTGGCTAATGTGGGGGAAACGAATCCTGATGTAATAGGGAATGATGTCCATGGTTTGAGTAAGAGGGGAGTTAGTACCACTACCATGGGTATTGGAGATGATTTTAATGAGGATTTGATGCAGGGTATTGCTTTATCAGGTGATGGTAATTATTACTATATCCAAAACCCAGATCAATTACCTACTATCTTCAATGCAGAGTTACAGGGGATAATGGCAACCATCGGGCAAAGGGTGAGTTTAGGTGTCAGAACTTTTGCAGGGGTTGAATTGGTGGATGTGTTTAATGATTTGGAGAAGACGGAGTATGGTAATTATAAGTTACCGAATTTGATTGCGGGGAATGAGTTTGATATGGTGTTACGGTTGAAAATACCTGCCATGGCAAAGTCTGAGTGTTTGGTAAATTTCCGTCTGGCTTATGATGATAGTGAAACGCAATCAAGAAAGGTATCTCACCATAAGTTACAGTTACCTGTAGTTAATTCGGCCCAATTGCATGATTATCCTTTTAATGAGAAGGTAAAAACAAAAGTCGCTCAGTTAGTGGCTTCACGGGCAAAAGAGGAGGCGGTAAGAAACCTTGACAGAGGAGATATACAGGGTACAAGAGAGCGTTTACAGATGGCGAAACAGGAGATGATGGATTCTGGTATATCTCTTGAGATGATGGCGCCTGAGATGGCGGAAATGGATGATTTATTGCAGGATTTGGATGAGGGTAAGACTAAATCTATGCGTAAGAATGCTCAATTTCAAAACTACAATAAGCGCCGTAGTCGTCCTTAA
- a CDS encoding Hsp70 family protein: MAIAIDFGTSNTVIAKFDPDTQTTEIVKLTNISQKTNLNPELIPSLIYVKNAQNNDLLIGQTVRDQGLDIDNNQRFFNNFKRGIGSNIQGFLPDLDSKNITFEQVGEWFLSGVLKELSEKPDSLIITVPVDSFESYRNWLTDVCQKWEIEQVRIIDEPTAAALGYETENDDFILVIDFGGGTIDFSLVQLELGKSKQAQGFILKWGEKVLGKSSAQKNKVAKVIAKAGMNLGGADLDNWLMDYFHREKDIAKSSLISRLVEKIKIKLSQEETAEEIYFNDRTLETYELSLDRKTFEQILTENQFFTQLDSLINNLLQQAQRNGVVKENIEKVLLVGGSSQIPALQTWLQQYFNPEKIKCDRPFSAIAMGALKIEEGLQVKDFLYHSYGIRYWNRRKNRHDWHTIIPSGQPYPMTNPIPLYLGASVENQPNIELIIGELGQETTSTEVYFDGDRIVTKQVTNGNTTVQPLNDKEGGRNIAPLNPVGMPGSDRIKVSFIVDEQCTLKITVEDLLTNETLLENYTVAQLR, encoded by the coding sequence ATGGCGATCGCAATTGATTTTGGTACAAGTAATACGGTTATTGCAAAATTTGATCCAGATACTCAAACAACGGAAATAGTTAAATTAACAAATATTTCTCAAAAAACTAATCTAAATCCAGAATTAATTCCTAGTTTAATATACGTCAAAAACGCTCAAAATAATGACTTATTAATAGGGCAAACAGTCAGAGATCAAGGATTAGATATTGATAATAATCAAAGATTTTTTAATAATTTTAAAAGGGGCATAGGTTCAAATATTCAAGGGTTTTTACCAGATTTAGATAGTAAAAATATCACCTTTGAACAGGTAGGAGAATGGTTTTTATCTGGGGTATTAAAAGAATTATCAGAAAAGCCAGATTCCCTAATTATTACTGTGCCAGTGGATAGCTTTGAAAGTTATCGAAATTGGTTAACAGATGTTTGTCAAAAGTGGGAAATTGAACAGGTTAGAATTATTGACGAACCAACAGCAGCTGCCTTGGGCTATGAAACAGAGAATGATGATTTTATTTTAGTGATTGATTTTGGGGGAGGAACTATTGATTTTTCTTTAGTACAATTAGAGTTAGGAAAAAGTAAACAAGCTCAAGGATTTATTTTAAAATGGGGTGAAAAGGTATTAGGGAAAAGTTCGGCTCAAAAAAATAAGGTTGCGAAGGTAATTGCTAAGGCAGGAATGAATTTGGGGGGGGCTGATTTAGATAATTGGTTAATGGATTATTTTCACAGGGAAAAAGATATAGCAAAATCAAGTTTAATTAGTCGATTGGTAGAAAAAATTAAAATTAAATTGTCTCAAGAAGAAACCGCTGAGGAAATTTATTTTAACGATCGCACCTTAGAAACCTATGAGTTATCTTTAGATAGGAAAACCTTTGAACAAATATTAACTGAAAATCAATTTTTTACCCAATTAGATAGTCTTATCAATAATCTCCTACAACAAGCCCAACGTAATGGAGTGGTTAAAGAAAATATTGAAAAAGTCTTACTCGTGGGAGGTAGTAGCCAAATTCCCGCCCTACAAACTTGGTTACAACAATATTTTAACCCAGAAAAAATAAAGTGCGATCGTCCTTTTTCAGCTATTGCCATGGGTGCATTAAAAATCGAAGAAGGCTTACAAGTAAAAGATTTTCTCTACCATAGTTATGGTATTCGTTATTGGAATCGTCGCAAAAATCGCCATGACTGGCACACTATCATACCCAGTGGGCAACCCTACCCCATGACAAATCCCATTCCCCTTTATCTTGGAGCATCGGTGGAAAATCAACCTAATATTGAATTAATTATCGGTGAATTAGGGCAAGAAACCACTAGCACTGAAGTATATTTTGATGGCGATCGCATTGTAACAAAACAAGTAACTAACGGTAATACAACAGTGCAACCTTTGAATGATAAAGAAGGGGGAAGAAATATCGCACCTTTAAATCCTGTGGGAATGCCAGGGAGCGATCGAATTAAGGTATCATTCATCGTAGATGAACAATGCACCCTCAAAATTACTGTGGAAGATTTATTGACCAATGAAACCTTATTGGAAAACTATACCGTTGCTCAACTTAGATGA
- a CDS encoding thioredoxin domain-containing protein codes for MPNNLLHAQSLYLRKHAHNPINWYSWGEEALNKAKQEQKPIFLSIGYSSCHWCTVMEGEAFSDGAIALYLNNNFIAIKVDREERPDIDSIYMQALQMMTGQGGWPLNIFLTPDDLVPFYGGTYFPLEPRYGRPGFLQILESLHNFYHQQTDKLNNLKNEIIDILHHNSSFNPNPDNPINSKLLLEGLQKNSQILARNQYGSPRFPMMPYGNTTLMGIHSLPPESAHKVHQLAIERGTDLVNGGIYDHVGGGFHRYTVDSTWTVPHFEKMLYDNGLIMEFLANLWSSGTETTQYRTACEGTLAWLEREMAAPEGYFYSSQDADNFANIQDEEPEEGDFYIWHYLDLQQILTHEELIAFQEVFTISNEGNFEGKNVLQKHPDKPLNPTVKTALDKLFTMRYGCKPDKVTNFPPARNNDEAKSLEWLGRIPPVTDTKMIVAWNSLMISGLARAFGVFGDSKYLDLAETAVKFILKNQWENQRLHRLNYGNKVSVLAQSEDYAFLIKALLDLQQNSLNAGNYWLEKAIKVQGEFDRYCYDQENGGYYNNAYDNSDDLLIKEKGYIDNATPSPNGVAVANLVRLGLMTDNLEYFDKAEKTLKLFAEKMTQSPVSCPSLFVGLKWFLDGSSVKSNVQLLADLNQLYLPNFVPCISKDIPDNSVGLVCRGLSCLEPALSKDQIIEQITITGG; via the coding sequence ATGCCTAATAATCTTCTTCACGCTCAAAGTCTTTACCTACGTAAACACGCCCACAACCCCATAAACTGGTATTCTTGGGGTGAAGAAGCCTTAAATAAAGCAAAACAAGAACAAAAACCTATTTTTCTTTCCATTGGGTATTCTAGTTGTCATTGGTGTACTGTTATGGAAGGTGAGGCTTTTTCTGACGGTGCGATCGCACTTTACCTTAACAATAACTTTATCGCCATCAAAGTAGATAGAGAAGAAAGGCCAGACATCGACAGCATCTATATGCAAGCCCTACAAATGATGACAGGGCAAGGAGGATGGCCCCTTAATATCTTCCTTACCCCCGATGATTTAGTTCCCTTTTATGGTGGTACATATTTTCCCCTCGAACCCCGTTACGGGCGGCCAGGCTTCCTACAAATCCTTGAATCCCTCCACAACTTCTACCATCAACAAACAGACAAACTTAACAACCTTAAAAACGAAATTATCGACATCCTTCACCACAACAGCAGCTTTAACCCCAACCCCGATAACCCCATTAACTCAAAACTCCTTCTCGAAGGATTACAAAAAAATAGCCAAATTCTGGCCCGTAACCAATACGGAAGCCCCCGTTTTCCCATGATGCCCTACGGTAATACCACCCTAATGGGTATTCACTCCCTTCCCCCCGAAAGCGCCCATAAAGTCCATCAACTAGCGATAGAAAGAGGCACAGACTTAGTTAATGGCGGAATTTATGATCATGTGGGTGGTGGATTTCATCGCTATACCGTTGATTCCACTTGGACAGTTCCCCACTTTGAAAAAATGCTCTATGATAATGGTTTAATCATGGAATTTCTGGCGAATTTGTGGAGTAGTGGCACCGAAACCACCCAATATCGCACCGCCTGTGAAGGTACTTTAGCTTGGCTAGAAAGGGAAATGGCCGCCCCTGAAGGTTATTTTTATAGTTCTCAGGATGCCGATAATTTTGCTAATATTCAAGATGAAGAGCCAGAGGAAGGAGATTTTTATATTTGGCACTATCTCGACTTACAACAAATTCTCACCCATGAAGAATTAATTGCTTTTCAAGAAGTATTTACCATTAGTAATGAGGGTAATTTTGAGGGCAAAAATGTGCTACAAAAACACCCCGATAAACCTCTTAACCCTACGGTTAAAACCGCCCTTGATAAACTGTTTACCATGCGCTACGGGTGTAAACCTGATAAGGTGACTAATTTTCCCCCAGCCCGTAACAATGATGAAGCTAAATCCCTAGAGTGGTTAGGGCGTATTCCTCCTGTTACTGACACAAAGATGATCGTAGCATGGAATAGTTTAATGATTTCTGGTTTGGCAAGGGCTTTTGGCGTTTTTGGAGATAGTAAATATTTAGATTTAGCGGAAACTGCTGTTAAATTTATCCTCAAAAATCAATGGGAAAATCAAAGATTACACCGTTTAAATTATGGTAACAAAGTGAGTGTGTTGGCACAATCTGAAGACTATGCTTTTTTAATTAAAGCTCTCCTTGATTTACAACAAAATTCCTTAAATGCGGGAAATTATTGGTTAGAAAAAGCCATAAAAGTACAAGGGGAATTTGATCGTTATTGTTATGATCAAGAAAATGGAGGTTATTACAATAATGCTTATGATAATAGTGATGATTTATTAATCAAAGAGAAGGGTTATATTGATAATGCTACTCCTTCTCCTAACGGTGTTGCTGTCGCTAATTTAGTACGTCTAGGATTAATGACTGATAATTTGGAGTATTTTGATAAGGCAGAAAAAACCCTTAAGTTATTTGCTGAAAAAATGACTCAATCTCCCGTGAGTTGTCCTAGTTTATTTGTTGGGTTGAAATGGTTTTTGGATGGTAGTAGTGTGAAAAGTAATGTACAACTTTTAGCGGATTTAAATCAGTTATATTTACCAAATTTTGTGCCTTGTATTAGTAAAGATATTCCTGATAATAGTGTAGGTTTAGTTTGTCGTGGTTTATCATGTTTAGAACCTGCTTTAAGTAAAGACCAAATTATTGAGCAAATTACTATTACGGGGGGATAA
- a CDS encoding NAD-dependent epimerase/dehydratase family protein, protein MRILIMGGTRFIGVSLTKMLVNQGHEVVLFNRGNNPAPVDGIQQIRGDRTSAVQLQEKLKGEKFDAIFDNNGRTLSDTKPLVDLFYDQVSHFVYVSSAGVYLPSHQMPHREDDPLNPESRHRGKFETEAYLKQSGIPFTSIRPVYIYGSGNYNDLENWFFDRLGRNLPIPIPHHGLYITQFGHVEDLASAMTRVLGNSKAIGQIYNISGDRFTTFTGLALACASAMGKNPNDIDIRYYDPNQIDIGKRKAFPIRMQHFFTDISKAQKDLSWQPKYDLISGLKESFENDYLANQRDKKDTDFSVDEQIIAHLESH, encoded by the coding sequence ATGCGTATTTTAATCATGGGGGGGACTAGATTTATTGGGGTTTCCCTTACCAAAATGTTAGTAAATCAAGGCCATGAAGTGGTTTTATTTAACAGAGGTAATAACCCCGCCCCCGTGGATGGTATTCAACAAATTAGGGGCGATCGCACTTCAGCGGTACAATTACAAGAAAAGTTAAAAGGAGAAAAATTTGACGCCATTTTTGACAACAACGGGCGCACCTTATCAGATACAAAACCCCTTGTAGATTTATTTTATGATCAAGTATCCCATTTTGTCTATGTAAGCTCGGCGGGGGTTTACTTACCATCCCATCAGATGCCCCACCGAGAAGATGACCCTCTCAACCCCGAAAGTCGTCACCGAGGTAAATTTGAAACCGAAGCCTACCTTAAACAATCGGGTATCCCCTTCACTTCCATTCGCCCCGTGTACATCTACGGCTCAGGCAATTATAATGATCTCGAAAACTGGTTTTTTGATCGTTTAGGGCGTAATTTACCCATACCAATTCCCCACCATGGTTTATATATTACTCAATTTGGTCATGTGGAAGACTTAGCATCAGCCATGACAAGGGTATTAGGTAATAGTAAAGCCATAGGACAAATATATAACATATCGGGCGATCGTTTTACCACCTTCACAGGATTAGCCCTTGCTTGTGCCTCCGCCATGGGAAAAAATCCCAATGACATTGATATTAGATATTATGACCCCAATCAAATTGATATAGGAAAAAGAAAAGCATTTCCCATCAGAATGCAACACTTTTTTACCGATATTTCCAAAGCCCAAAAAGACTTATCATGGCAACCTAAATATGATTTAATTTCAGGGTTAAAAGAATCATTTGAAAATGATTACTTAGCTAATCAAAGAGATAAAAAAGACACCGATTTTAGTGTAGATGAACAAATTATTGCCCACCTTGAAAGTCACTAA
- a CDS encoding AAA family ATPase: MIPKKLILQNFLSYRQATLDFDGLHTACICGANGAGKSSLLEAITWAIWGKTRAKGSEDVIHLGEKNTRVDFEFSYGGQVYRVIRTKQRKGSSTLDFQIFSHDNFNSISAKGINETQERINDCLKIDYDTFVNSAYLQQGQADKFMTYAAAQRKEILVKLLKLDEYDKIADRAKEMAKGYTEEKNRLQGQWDLLENKLEEKESHLFALDNVNQDLVYHQNEHNNAEKSLKEFQVLGTQRDTVEKELIWQNNQLLEIRSNLDKLVEDKRLLLEEMESLRDRMGKEDEIINNYQYWEKCLAEDTILTEKLKEYKRLISERNNLEETLRQGINDLEQNISNVNFRLGQLEDDKLEKEKIVANKDDVINDLAQFKYYHDKFVQLDLVKNDFYYLQQQESSLIKELEKEEAKLSAKVEQLEKQEYPLQEKLQQIPEVRKQYFDVSQELDSIGKQRNYLTRIEEKKANQLADKKRFLGYKNDIHQQIEEINQKLNTLRADNDAVCPVCESPLDDAHLRHVIDSGLKELKNLENSYWQYDSDIIKCDRTLAELNKEYQDLQRQLSKEEGLQKECARLENYLNSMDDVYEQLEEISTQKNNLILLIDAQNYLPDINQELSEVKEKIKALNYSEETYSLVKENEYKYRWAESNHQKLLDAEQKISTIEQDINKYTTELSSFTKQLEDLKNNSNIQQNIEDVNQKILKINYTEEYHEQVRKKIQELQNYQFEYSKLEDAKKRIPSLENKISEYQEKIVKYNQEIQEKEANINDLKQKLSTLVDYKEEINKLQQQVNLTRTKINEFLSKKGSIEQSLDNIKKDEKQLKYIQKELKDIEKNYRIYAELQKAFGKNGIQALMIENLLPQLEAEANQILSRLTNNQLHIQFITQKEKTTKSKKSKSNFKDTLDIIISDAQGTRSYETYSGGESFRINFSIRLALSRILTQRSGTALQLLIIDEGFGTQDDTGCNLLIGALNKIADDFACILTVTHMPQFKEAFQSRIEVYKTDNGSQISLSV, translated from the coding sequence ATGATTCCCAAAAAACTTATCTTACAAAACTTTCTTAGCTATCGTCAGGCTACTTTAGATTTTGATGGTTTACACACGGCTTGTATCTGTGGCGCTAATGGCGCTGGAAAGTCTTCTTTATTAGAAGCCATTACTTGGGCTATTTGGGGTAAAACAAGGGCAAAAGGTAGTGAAGATGTCATTCATTTAGGGGAAAAAAATACTAGGGTTGATTTTGAATTTAGTTATGGTGGGCAAGTTTATCGTGTTATTCGTACTAAACAAAGAAAAGGAAGCTCAACTTTAGATTTTCAAATTTTTAGCCATGATAATTTTAATTCTATTTCAGCAAAGGGGATAAATGAAACCCAAGAAAGAATTAATGATTGTTTAAAGATAGATTATGATACTTTTGTTAATTCTGCTTATTTACAGCAAGGGCAAGCGGATAAGTTTATGACTTATGCGGCTGCTCAAAGAAAGGAGATTTTGGTTAAATTACTTAAGTTGGATGAGTATGACAAAATTGCTGATAGGGCAAAGGAAATGGCGAAGGGTTATACGGAGGAAAAAAATCGTCTTCAGGGGCAGTGGGATTTATTGGAAAATAAGTTGGAGGAGAAGGAAAGTCATCTTTTTGCCCTTGATAATGTTAATCAAGATTTGGTTTATCATCAAAATGAGCATAATAATGCTGAAAAAAGTTTAAAGGAATTTCAAGTTTTAGGCACTCAAAGAGATACGGTAGAGAAAGAGTTGATATGGCAAAATAATCAGTTATTAGAGATTAGGAGTAATCTTGATAAGTTGGTGGAGGATAAAAGATTATTGCTTGAGGAGATGGAGAGTTTAAGGGATAGGATGGGCAAAGAGGATGAGATTATTAATAATTATCAATATTGGGAAAAGTGTTTGGCGGAAGATACAATTTTGACGGAAAAATTGAAGGAGTATAAGAGGTTAATAAGTGAAAGAAATAATTTAGAGGAAACTTTACGGCAAGGAATTAATGATTTAGAGCAAAATATTAGTAATGTTAATTTCCGCTTGGGGCAATTGGAAGATGATAAGTTAGAAAAAGAAAAGATTGTCGCTAATAAGGATGACGTTATTAATGATTTAGCACAGTTTAAATATTACCATGATAAATTTGTTCAGTTGGACTTAGTTAAAAATGATTTTTATTATTTACAACAGCAGGAATCTAGTTTAATTAAGGAGTTAGAAAAGGAGGAGGCTAAATTATCTGCTAAAGTAGAGCAATTAGAAAAACAAGAGTATCCTTTACAAGAAAAGTTACAACAAATTCCTGAGGTTAGAAAACAATATTTTGATGTTTCTCAAGAGTTAGATAGTATTGGTAAACAAAGGAATTATTTAACTAGGATTGAGGAAAAAAAGGCTAATCAATTAGCAGATAAAAAACGATTTTTAGGTTACAAAAATGATATTCATCAACAGATTGAGGAAATTAATCAAAAGTTAAATACTTTACGGGCTGATAATGATGCTGTTTGCCCTGTGTGTGAGTCTCCGTTAGATGATGCCCATCTTCGTCATGTTATTGATAGTGGCTTGAAGGAGTTAAAAAATCTCGAAAATTCCTATTGGCAATATGATTCTGATATTATAAAGTGCGATCGCACTTTAGCCGAATTAAATAAAGAATATCAAGATTTACAACGTCAATTAAGTAAGGAAGAAGGTTTACAAAAGGAGTGTGCTAGATTAGAAAATTATCTTAATAGCATGGATGATGTTTATGAACAATTAGAAGAAATTTCCACGCAAAAAAATAATTTAATTCTTCTTATCGATGCTCAAAATTATCTCCCTGATATTAATCAAGAATTAAGCGAAGTTAAAGAGAAAATAAAAGCCTTAAATTATAGTGAGGAAACCTATAGTTTAGTTAAAGAAAATGAATATAAATATCGTTGGGCTGAAAGTAATCATCAAAAATTATTGGATGCTGAACAGAAAATTTCTACTATTGAACAAGATATTAATAAATATACAACAGAATTAAGTAGTTTTACAAAACAATTAGAAGATTTAAAAAATAACTCAAATATACAACAAAATATTGAAGATGTTAACCAAAAAATATTAAAAATTAATTACACTGAAGAATATCATGAACAGGTAAGGAAAAAAATTCAAGAATTACAAAATTATCAATTTGAGTATTCAAAACTAGAAGATGCTAAAAAAAGAATACCATCATTAGAAAATAAAATAAGTGAATATCAAGAAAAAATAGTTAAATATAATCAAGAAATTCAAGAAAAAGAAGCAAACATTAATGACTTAAAACAAAAATTATCAACCCTTGTTGACTATAAAGAAGAAATCAACAAACTTCAACAACAAGTAAACTTGACTAGAACCAAAATAAATGAGTTTTTAAGTAAAAAAGGAAGTATAGAACAATCTTTAGATAATATTAAAAAAGATGAAAAACAACTAAAATATATACAAAAAGAACTTAAAGATATAGAGAAAAACTATCGTATTTATGCCGAATTACAAAAAGCATTTGGCAAAAACGGTATTCAAGCCCTAATGATAGAAAATCTTTTACCTCAATTAGAAGCCGAGGCAAATCAAATTTTAAGTCGTCTGACTAATAATCAATTACATATCCAATTTATTACCCAAAAAGAGAAAACAACTAAATCGAAAAAATCTAAGTCAAATTTTAAAGATACCCTTGATATTATCATCTCCGATGCCCAAGGAACAAGGTCTTATGAAACCTATTCGGGGGGTGAAAGTTTTCGGATTAATTTTTCTATTCGTCTTGCCCTTTCCCGTATTTTGACCCAAAGATCGGGTACGGCGCTACAATTATTAATTATTGACGAAGGTTTTGGTACTCAAGACGACACAGGTTGTAACCTCCTGATAGGTGCTTTAAATAAGATTGCCGATGATTTTGCCTGTATTTTGACTGTTACCCATATGCCCCAATTTAAAGAGGCTTTTCAATCTCGTATTGAGGTATATAAAACCGATAACGGCTCTCAAATTAGTCTCTCGGTTTGA